The window CGGCAGCTGCAGGCGCACGCCGCCGCGCGGCTCGTCGGCCGCGCTGACGCGGGTGCGCAGGCCCAGGCTGGCGGCCAGCGCGGGCTGCCCGAACACCACGGCGTGCTCGCCCAGCAGGATCACCTTGCCGGGCGCGGAGGCGCGCGCGGACAGGCGCGCGGCGCCTAGGGGCTCTGCGCCCGCCACTGCTCCGCCGTGAGCGTCCTCTGCGTGAAGGCGTGGATGCTCTTGAGCTCCTCCTGCAGCGCCGCGTTCACCAGCCTGCAACGGCGCGGAGGTCATCCCGAGCGGCGCCGCGCGCTCGCGAGTGCCGCACGAACCTGTGTCTCGCGAGGAGAGGCTTGCCCCGGAACCTGTCGGACACGATCAGCGCCGAGAACTTGCCGCCGCAGCCGTCGCTCTCGTCGGTCACCTCCTGCGGGAGCGCCGGGCGCGGTTAGCTATCGTCGACGGCGGCCTAATGAATGTCCTCATCCAATTTATTCTTTTCCCAAGTGAATTCgtatcattaataaaaactagtaTCATTTTACTTCTTTTCATGACACTTACACGCGGACCTTATTGCATCGACATAGGGCTCATAATCCGAAATATAAGATCGcgtattttacttaaaatgttattgttGTGATGTAGTAATgttacttaagaaaataaagcTTGAATTGTTTATAGGATCATCTTGTagggtgtaatttaaaatttcttcaaaattaatttttttaagtaggccttCTTAATAagcgtcaagtatgtatgtttgtagtgactctaccaccggttcggaaagcagattctaccgagaagagccggcaagaaactcagtagttgctcttttccaacatcaaaatttccaatcatttttctatcttgcgggagatgagatgagagcgaagctggctgcttcaaattattaaatgtgtttttacacatttattgAATGTacgcattggtaggtcaagaattaccttagaaatcatgttgtaaaagcgtatactcaaccccaccccaccaaggagttctgcaccttttacagacgatatgcagatatcactaatttatgtccatttctggtaagtcgattgttaatatcagatTTTGGTTTATAAAGAGAGATATTTTGTCTTACGAAGactatgttattataaatatattgcgaagctactatAAGTACTTAAGTACTATAagtacttacagtagcttcgcaatatatttgcttcgtgaaaaattaaaacatataggCAAACctgttttaattttgcacgAAGCAATtcctagtttatttattgatcgtacagctttTTTCTGTAGTACAAATAttctttcaatatctgcagctgtTCCCCAcaacaagatcccataggacataatactgtgaaagtatgcgaaataaacaagcccagctgtttcaacatcggcaagtcattttcctgattgcatatgcagttgagctgagtttactcgctaggttTTCTATATGGGTACTAGTAGTACAGTTTCtgcatttattatgatgtttttatcattttattttacgttaGGTAAATCATGCACTTGGtttttttagcatttaaaagtaagttattaactgtaaaccagtttGACACATgagacaaagcacggtttacatagttaaaattatctttatttctaaGTCTTAAAAATCAGAGATGTCACAAGTGCCTCTGACACGGTGTTCAACGTCAATCTTTATTCTCTGCATCAAacggatcttcggcaattttacgcatgtttcgctccgacaccggagcatccacaggagatgatgtctttacaatgaatacttaGTTGTTAACAATGTACTATCCATGATATCCATCCATATATATAGATCCAtgaattttactatatgtttatgtggtgtacaataaaagtgtattcattcattcattcatgattgGGAAGTCAGCCTTTATAAGGATTGGTGTATTATCTATGACACAAGTaaccaacaaacaaatacataacAAACAGAAACACGTATTTTATTGGTATGGATGATAACTAAGACTACctactacaaaataaataattgttcaaaaaaaataaaaaaaacacgcttggtataaaaaaccaaacttaTTTCTAccgtttaatttagtttatttataaaaacgtgatttttagtttttctgaagcttatttttattagagcaaaataaaTTGGGTACCCATTCATTGGGTTGTGGttggaaattaatattaacttaattcCTGCCTTGTCTGCCTTGTCGActtagatgaaaattatataaattaattaaaatttaattttgcaaattgaaaaatggaataatcttatcaaattagtgaaaaaaatacaaacaaaggTACAGGCAaagctaacaaaaaaaagaccattgtaaaaacattttaaggaCTTATTCTTCTTACTATTTTTGAAACACTTTTCACGAAAAAATGATGGAAAGATTGTTTCCATTATAAGGCCGGTGAGAAAAAATGGATTAAATGTGAAGCAGAAAACAGCATTTAAAGTGGTCTGCATACCTTTGTGCGCTAGCGACACAGCTGCAGCGTTGCACAAAGAATTGTTTTATGCAGCAGAGTATCGCCCACCGTGACCGGACTCACGACTGATCCCGCAGTCGACGCTTTGCGCAAGGTGCCTACCGCCCCGCGAGCGCTTGTCGCAACTGCGATGGAAGATTAGAGACGGCCTTCAGCGTGTGTACATCCTTGACCCAGCGACCGGCCGCTGACCTCTTTCATTACCACGTGGAAACTGCTGTCGCTTTGTTTCTGTATCCAATTGAATGACGCAATTTTGGCGCATATTAAGAAATCAGaattttgacaataatattgccGTGTGTGCGGGCAGCCTTAGAGTAAATAATACTATGACATTAGTTTTAGCGATATCAACCGAGCTAATGCGAACGTAAAGTTGCTTTCGTTCTATTAAAAGTTTACTTATCGAAACTTCTGATATATCTACTTAAGTAGGATGAGTAGAGGTTTACACAAACTATACAGAATTTAAAACCCCGCGGTTCGTCCGCTTACCTACATCTGTCAAGGCCCTACACAAACCAATAACTTGATATCCTTCCTATTTTATAGCTTTCAGTATAAAATACTTAGTTTCGTGGACAAACCGAGAAAAGTTAAGGATTTTCATCGGCTTTTTGACTCGGTCGGAGCTACATTATCAAAACCAATGTAATAACGCCCAATAATTGTGTATACGCTGTTTTGTTGCCTTTCTGTTTACGGTTACCTTTACTACCTTTTTATACAgacttagaatagaatagaatagaaaaaactttattgcaacacaacaaaaaaaggaaaatacaaggaaaacagtaatagtacttagtgcagACTTATATGCGGTTCCCTTTTAAATATCAGCAAGGAAAGTACGTAGTAGTACTACATTTGACGACTGAAAAATGTTATCTGCAACATTTTTCAGTCGTTAAATGTAGTACTACTACGTACTTTCCTTGCTGATATTTAAAAGGGAACCGCAGCCAGCTTTAGTTGATTAACAAAGTcggttatttttgtcaaaaccttttattgtttcaattaaTCAATGAGACTTGGTACTttggtaattattaattattataatcgcGAAATATCAACTTaaaaccttttacaaaatattgctttggAGTTCCACCGGCACTTCATCATCAACCACAATATTGTGACGAGCACAAGTTGCTTATCAACCATATActataatcgaagcgcaacccgtgtaaatgtttaaaaagaaaatgcgtAAGTTACtttcaaaaatacttaaaagtttcaaaacaaaaaataatggttaataaaattacgttaaaaaaaaatacaaccaaattgaTAACTTCCTCCTTGTTTGTaacttacaaacaaaaaaaaatgtcttttatacAAATTCTAATTTAGAAATTCTTTATGTAGGCCTttaggcacttatgaagggtTCCTAGTTCCCACATAAATGTTACATATATAACTCAGGTAGGAAGCCTTAGGgcattatatttctatatagaTAAAGATAAGCTGATACCCAGATGGCTCTGTTTGTTATCGCCCAATCATATTAATCAGAGAGGCGTCTCGGCAGGCGAAGTAGggcagtatcatcatcatcttatttCATAGAAATAAGATAATTTGGATAGAATGTATCAAGTGTCCTAACtataaaatcaatttatattaa of the Pararge aegeria chromosome 10, ilParAegt1.1, whole genome shotgun sequence genome contains:
- the LOC120626964 gene encoding bolA-like protein 2 yields the protein MVYTEKYLKEKLIKELDAVHVEVTDESDGCGGKFSALIVSDRFRGKPLLARHRLVNAALQEELKSIHAFTQRTLTAEQWRAQSP